A window of Gallus gallus isolate bGalGal1 chromosome 3, bGalGal1.mat.broiler.GRCg7b, whole genome shotgun sequence genomic DNA:
TCATTCACTTCATGGTGTGCCTGCAGTCCCCTctgagtatttttcttttcattaatagCAAGCTGAAAGGCCTTCGGTTCTCATGGAAAGGGAAGAGCTGTAATAGAGATTAAATAAAGCTGTTCTGGAGGATGCTACGTTTTCCCTGCCCCGGTCTTCCCCCTCACAAGATAAAtgtgaataattttttaaaaaaacttccatcattttcttaaaataaataaataaagcataatCAGTTAAAAAATGGGCAAAATCACCACATGTCCAATTGTACTGAGATTCCCATTAATAGACGTAAGCAGAACAAATGGTGATTGTCAAAGACTGGAGGAAGATCGCCTCATTAATACCTCCCCCCGCACACAAATGTCAGATGCTAATTCCCCATTTCCTTCACAAATCTCATTATGGTGAAGCAGCGGTTTGTCACCGTTTCCAGGCGCGTTTTGTGGTGGTGTGCCTTGGTGCTGAAGCTCCCTGGAAGGCAAAGTGTTCCTCCCATCGTGACGCTTTCAGGAGCGTGTGGCTTCAGTTAGCTCCAAGGTGCTGTGTTAGCATGGCCTGCAAAGGTTTCGtgtgagaagaaaatgctgaggtcgtgggagcagcaggagtgAGTCACTCGATAGGATCACGTCCTATTCCTGAGGTTTTGCCCCTTGTATGAAACGTGGAAAATCCAGGAGTCTCTTTCTGTGGCAGATAATGCTGTCCCTTGTTTCTCTTGCGTTCTCTCTCAAGAATTTAAAAACCTGTGTTCTCCTTGGAGTTCTTGTCTATAGGTACACTGGATGATCCAGTATTGGAATCATAGtatcattcaggttggaaaagaccttaaagatcatcaaatccagccacaacctaaccatactaccctaactaacaaccctctgctaattcatgtccctgagcaccgcatccaaacggtttttaaacacgtccagggatggtgactcaaccccctccctggggagcctattccagtgcttaacaaccctttctgtaaggaagttttttcctgatatccaacctaaacctcccctggctcagcttgaggccatttcctttAAGTTTTGTCCTTTAAGTTTCAGCAGTACTCACGTTTGTGCTGCTCTCCCTACCACACACACGGACTCTCCGCACCCCTTTCCCCATGAGGGCTGTTGCGGACCCACCATCATGTTGAGCACTGTAATTATTTCACAGGAGTTGGAGGTAAACTGTTCTGATGTGCCATTGCAcgagaagcaaacaaacacaaaccaggAATGCTTCAGTGCTATTCTTATCcctagggaaaaaataattgcctGTTCTTTTGTGGAGCAAGTTGGAGGTGAGTGATTAAAATCCCTCTCTGTTCATCTGTAGACATTAGAACTGAGAGACTGATGCTTCTGCCAACTGCAGCCCAGTTCTGTGAGCATTTCCCTGCTGTCCTCCCATGAATGACCACGGATCCTGCTCTGCAAGGCAGGCTGGCCTCTGTGCAGCACACGCTGTAGCGTGGGAAGCATGCAAAGCTATCAGCTCATCCTGGTGCCATGCCAGCGCCATGGTCCTGTATGGGCAATCTGACAGTGCCAGGCAGAGCCTTCTGGGCTGGATCTGACCATTGCTTTATCAGTGTGTACCAGATATACCTGATAGACAGATACCTTATATTTGCTTTGTGAGCAACAACTACTTGCCTGCCCACTTAGATGTCAGGAACATGCAAGGAAAAGCAGCCTGCTGTGAGCTCCTGCTGCTTGATCTGGGCTGCCCTCCCCTCTGGGCTCTTCTCACTTGGTAGGGAGCAGACCGTGGGCTGAAAGAATGCTCccacctgcacacacacacacacacatacacacgcaCACCCACCTGGATGTGTAGACGTGCCTATAAGCATAAAAATTCTGTCTGTGCCACAGCTCATAGAGTTTGGTGCTTCTGTTGTGTATGTTCAACATTACAAGCGTGGGCGATCACTTGAGACATCTGTTCCAAGGCAGCACTTTCCTGCAGTAATACAGGCGTGTACTTCTAATCACAGTGTTGTCAGATCTTTGGTCAGAACTCTACAGCCACTTAAGTGATAAATACTCTTTTAAATGCCACGCTGAAATCAGTATGCAGTAAAAAACAAGatctcatttccttctgttacGTGTGTGCCTCCTGTCTGAGCTGCCTTCTCCATGAGAGAAGAGAGGATCTCTGCCTTGATGAATCCTCGGTCATTGTGAAGTTTCCTGCTTAAGAATACACCGTTGCAATCAGTATCTTTTTATATTACATCGACATGTATGAAAGCACAGAGTTGGTATTGTTAGCCAGAATCAAATCAGTAATTAAAAAGGGAAGCCAttttacatatatgtatatataatataaaaaaaaaaacaaactgtgtaGACATAAAGCtaagaaagcagtgctgcttgtGGCATCAGCTTTCATGTAACCTGATTAACAGAAACCAGGCAGCAATTAAACAGTGATCAAATTTGTCTTTATTGAGTCGTTATATATAACATCTGTAAGGAAACTGCCTGGAAATATGAGGGTAGAGTATTTAATCCCACAGTATCATGAAACAAAACTAACTGCGAGAGGTGGCAGGCGTTTACCACAGGAGCATTGATGTACACAGCAGAGGGAGATGTTTCTAACGCAAGCCCTTAAAAAAGGGTACTGTCATTTGGTTTAACCAAAATTCGTATGTAACAACAAACGAGATGGTTTCctgcaaaaaaaatctcatgctGCACATGCAACCCCCTGCTACTTCAGTACATCCTGCTTGGGCACCTTCAGGTTTTTCCAACGTCTTAAAATTACTCTGTATTTTTCACTCTCAGTCTTGTTAGATACTTTTTTTAAGACTACCCGCATCACTACAGCAGTTCCTGTTTCTTTATCTTCACCTACTAAGAGATCCAGCGTGTCACCGATTTTCACCTGGAAAGAGAAGATGAGCAATCGTAAGCATTCTCTGGAGAACACAAATTCCCGCAGTCAGGGCCACGTTAATGCTGCTCCTTTCGTGCCATTTGTTCTCCTGAATCGCTGGGGGGAAGAAGTGGGAAGGCTACACCAGATCCATCCTCCCACTGCAAGCTTTTAGGACAGCCCTGGCAATAAGCAACTAAATGTCTCCTCATGACCTTCTCTGCCAGGAGTTTTGCCCTTACTGAATTACAGCCGACGCCTAACTCTGTGTGGAAAAGGTAGTGTTCAGGTTTATTACCAAATGGGGGCTTCCTGCCAATCTTCTTCTATCGGTACAGACACAAAGCAGCCAAATGCAAAATCCTTTCTTTAGAACACCTTTAATTATTGTCAAGAACAGTGTGGGTCAACAGTTTGTGCCCCCTTGCAAAACCCACAACAGCAGTATGCCTTTAAAAATGAGCCCTAACTCGAGGGGAATGGGAACTAAAACTTCTCTCCGTGCTGCCTTTTCACCACAGTAATACCACCTGGATCCCCTCACCTGAAGGGTACGTAGAGGTGTGCCGGTCACCATTTGAGTGAGCACTGCTGTGAAAGAACACGGCCAGCTGGGCCtgcaaccctttggctgtgcGTGTGTTGTGTGCTTTCTTACAGACAAAATAACCTTTCCTGGGCTACCTCAGTTTTGGTCCCTTTCTATCATCAAACTTTAACCACGTGCCTACTCCACTAATACCTCAGATGTAATCACTCCTAATCCATCAACCTCGTATCTATCATTGCTTCCTTCAGCAACACATAAAGCTCTGTCCTTGCAGCCACCtgccttctccttgctttcagCCCATTTCAATACCACAGGTCTCCCTTCTGCCTTAGGGAGCAGCACCGTTCCCCAGGAATcccagtcacacacacacaaagctggAAGTGGTGTTAGCATTGCCATTCACCTCTGCAGAGCCattcagcagctgcttcttcTGACCCAagtaaaaggaaggagaagaggtcAGAGTTTAGTTATTTTCTTGTactatattaaaatatttaaatgtaaaagagCCTTACAGTTCTACTTTTCTTCCATAGTTTTTCTCCATTCAGCCTGAGTTCATTATTGTAGAATGCATCTTCTactttactgaagaaaaacaagattttattgCATTGACAGTATGCAGCAGAACAAATGCAACTGTTTATTTGCaaacacacaagaaaagcaTTCACACGCAAGGTGTATTTCCACAACTCTAATTTGCACATAAAGGATTACTTATTTTGGGACAGGCCGGTCTTGAACTGGAAGAAATCTTTCACAGACGGTAAATGAAATGGTAGACTGTGGGTGCTCTGTGCTATGGgtgcaagaaataaaaagctgtttcCGAAGAGTTGTCCCCCAAATACCCAACAAATAAAGTCCTCTGTCCTGCACCAGCCACTCCAATTGGTTTTAAGGGATCGGGTTATCTAACAGCACTGCAACGTAAGGCTTCTGTAGATGCAAGATCACACTTACTGATGTAGAGTGTACATACATCTGGCTGACCCAGTGTATTAGATTTACACTTACCCTCATCTATTTCTACAGCCATTAAATAGAATGTTATTTATTCCCTCTATCTCACATTGTATCTTTTTGCATTACTTActacattttttcatttcaaataaatggTAGTTGGTAGAAAATgcccaaaacaaacaagaacaccCCAGGCATCCCAACTCAAAACAGCTACATGAAAAAGTAGTTATTCTAACAATACAGGGTATCAAACCTCAGCTGTTATCTACATGCCATCTCTCTCACCAGCAGGTTCTTTTTCATACTTACTTTCTTGCAATGTCTAAGCCAGCTTTCATGACCACATCGTATCGCAGAGACTGCACTACTTTTTCAAGGTCTTTGTAATCTTTTACTACGTTGGGGTCATTTTCAAATTCATCTTCCAAATCACTTTCCTGTTCAtctgcctcctcctcttcctcctcctcctgtacAGTTTGTCTGTTCCTCTTAGAGCTTTTGCTACTTTTGTTCCGCAGGGAGAGTACTGAGATATAGTCTGGAGAAAGTCTTAGTGCACAGAGTTTTACTGGGGAAAAGCTAAACCATCTTCGGTCATTTATTGTGCTTGCTTGACAGCTACAGAATATGCTTCTTCTCCAAGAGGGAAAGAGTTGATTAGAGGGGAATTTCTCCCACAGTCCAACCCAGACATTCAGTCTTCTAAACACAGTGACGGGGAGCCTGAAGCCAGTCATAGTCCAccctaaaatgaaataaacatccACAGTTAAAAACAAGCAAGTGCTTTGACTGCTGGAAGGATTTctccagggacagcacagcagttaCAACAAACAGACAGACGGTTATCCAGTTCCCTTGCACACTGCATCATCTAAACGCACTGGGCATCTTGCTGCGCTTTCTCACACACTGCCCATCACTACCGACAGCTAAAGCATCAGATGGAAGCCAGCGCTGAAACCCCCAATGGAATACTCCATTCCTCTTCCGCACTTTAATATTAACTGTCTAAACATACCTGCGGCATTCTGCTCCCTCCATCTGACACACCATTTGTAAAAGAAGCAGACAGGTAGCTATTGCATAAAAAGCAAAGGGAGAGCTACGCTTGCTATGACTCCTCCTTGGTGAAAGCAACTTGCTCGATACCACAAGTAAAACCTCAAGAGTTGAAGGTTTCTGAGCTCCAGGCTCTGCTCAGACCACGCGGCTCCAGGCTGAGGGAAGGCTGCAAAGAGTTCCAAGTGGGAAGGAGCACCACCGCAGCactccagcagaagcagctcagctctgcacaccGCAACAGGACTGGGGCcagcagccctggtgctgctctTTTGGGGCCCACCCCTCAGCTGAGGGCACCTCTCGGCCAGGTGCGATGCTGGCTTTTGTATGGCTGCGTGTGTTCCGCGTGAGACCAGAGGTTGTTCTCCTGATACCACAGTGAGCTCTGCTGAAACCAGAATGGGATTCCTGTGCAGTCAGCTGCAGTAGTGAAAAGTCCGtgactgctggctgcagaaaagtaaccacAGCCCCCACGGCTCTGCTCTCAGGACAGCAATTTTAACTATTAGGCATACAGTTGAAAATTTAGGACGGTGCGACCCTCCCTGAAGACTTAACGCCTCTTCTCAGGCCGGGGACAAATTCCTAAAAGCTCTCTGAAGCCGCCAACGATTGCTGCTATTTTACACCGCTGACCCAAACCCGCCCCCGAGGGCACAGGGGCTGCCGAAGCTCCGAGCCAAGGGCGGCTCCCCGGCCGCCACCCGCCCCGGGCACGGCGCTCAGCTCGGAGCGGAGCTCCCAGCAGCGCAGGGCCGCAGACACCGCTCCGAGCGGGCGGCTGCCGCAGCTCAGGGCCGGCCCAGCGCGGCCCTCACCTCGGCCCAGGCCCCGCCGCTGACGGCCGCCCTCGGCCGCTGTCCCGGCAGAGGCCGCGCAGCCCAGGCCCGACCGCGGCCCGTCCCGCCGGCGGGGGTCACGGCGGCCCCGCGCTTCCCTCCGCCCCGCGGCCTCGGCGCCGCGCTGCCCCGTTCCGGAGGGAGCCTCGCAGCAGGACGGGCCGCCGCGGTTACCTGAGTACCCCGGAGCCCCAGGCCCgggcccgccgccgccgtccCTGCGCCGCTGCTGGCAGGCCGGAGGCGGGGCCGCCTCAGCCCGCGCTCGGCGCCCTCTGCCGGGACCCGGCCGGGTGCTGCGGAaggcggggagcggggcgcTTCGCCTCTGTCCGCCCGCTCGGCCCGCCGGCTCCGGGCGTCAGGGACTCGGAGGATCCCCCGGCTCCGCTGGCTCTTCAGCCGGCTGGAAATGGAGCTGCGCTCGCCAGAGAGCGGCCCGGCCTCGGCCATCTGCCGCCGCGCCCGAGCTGGCACGGACCGTGTCCCGTTTGGTGTCACAGAGCCACGGAATATCCCACGTTGGGATTGACCCAAgcggctccacacagcaccgcCCAAAATCAAACCCTGTGTCCGAGAGTGCTGTCCCAGCGCTctttgaactctggcagctcggggccgtgcctgctgccctgggcagcctgctccaggcCCACCGCCCTCTGCTGAAGAGCCTTCCCGGAATGACGTATTTTTCCccttgtgtgtatgtatatacatatatttatttctattatatTCACACACGTACCTCTAATTTTCCCTTTGCAGTAACTGCTGAAAGTGCAGGAATAAATTACTAATTTAAGTCCAAGTACTCCTCCTGCCCTGAAACCTCTCCATTGTAAAACCAAAGATGCTGGATTCTCTCATCTGTCATTTCCAGAGCCGCTTTCTGCCACCACACAACCAAACCACAGGGACCTCAGTGGTAAGGGCCAGACTGTgtgctttctgctcctctgcccaCATTCCCAAGCCAGGAAACGGGAAATGGAAACCTCCCCCTGGAGAAATGCCTCCAGCAGATGTCCAGGTCTCTCACCCGCTGATTCATCTGCACAGTGACAGTCTAATCCCAGTCACACCATATCCTGGGATTCTCATGTCTTTAGCTCTGTTACTTCCCTTCACTCTGCATTTCCCTTTTCACACCTCCACTACCAATGGCTATCCACAATCCCTTCTCCTTGCAGCTCAGCCACTAGGCCAGGTCCATCCCTCTGCCACTCCCCACTCATGCCTCTCCTGGTGATCGCTGTTGGGTTGCTCAGCCTTAGGGAGATTCTCCTTACCCACAGCAGACAGGCACAGAGTGCAGTCACATCCAACCGGCAGCATCTTGCCCCGGTGCAAAGGGCTGTGCAAAGTTCAGGGTAATTTTGGCAGATGGCACCTCAGCTTTGAATTTCTACTTCAAAATGCCCTTCATCTCACCTGGCAGAGCAATCCTCCCTTGGAAAATTATCAGCAAGTATAGGAAGTGCTATGCCTGTGGGGCTACTGTTGCACGGTGGCTGTGCAATTAGCCTGGGCACTATAGCTGATGGCTTAGTTTTACACCTGCCTAAGTTTTGCCATTAGATTTTTGAAGGAGAGGTGTTTATGTCGGGGACATTTTGTAGCGAAGCCATTCCTCTGGAAAGTTATTTCCCTCCTTGAAAGCCTCACTGGAAAGGAAGCTGCAAATAACTTTACATCTTTATATTTTGAATGCTCCATTGCCCAGGTCAGAGAGATGCTGACCAGTCTCAGTTGGGAATACAGCTATTAGTGTTTTTTGTACTTTTCATCCATGTAtcttaaaatatacatacatcattatcaaagaaaaaaatcaagtacaGGCCACTTTCTTGCATTCATAGTGACATATGAGTCAGAGCAGGAAATATatctctgagcagcagggatTCCCCGAGCAGAGTTGCTAACTCCCCgatggaaaaacagaacaaaactaaaccaaaacaaaaccaaccaacaaccaATTTTCCATTCATTCTGCTCCTTTCAGAGCCTTAGAATGTGATTTGACTGATGTAGGATTAAAGACTTGTTCTAATTTTGCTA
This region includes:
- the C6orf203 gene encoding mitochondrial transcription rescue factor 1; the protein is MTGFRLPVTVFRRLNVWVGLWEKFPSNQLFPSWRRSIFCSCQASTINDRRWFSFSPVKLCALRLSPDYISVLSLRNKSSKSSKRNRQTVQEEEEEEEADEQESDLEDEFENDPNVVKDYKDLEKVVQSLRYDVVMKAGLDIARNKVEDAFYNNELRLNGEKLWKKSRTVKIGDTLDLLVGEDKETGTAVVMRVVLKKVSNKTESEKYRVILRRWKNLKVPKQDVLK